One window from the genome of [Clostridium] celerecrescens 18A encodes:
- a CDS encoding ABC transporter substrate-binding protein → MKKLALAAMAGFIAVSMSGCSKAPEEPAETTTTTAAQAVKETESKGNAVASTGVTIEFLYNLNGESVSDAIQDVCKQFTEETGIGVEAVMPGSNFSDIMKTRMASNQLPDVWTTHGWAVARYAEYLSPLNDFEFASHIAPSIKEQITNGEGNLYTLPIDMDLTGMIYNENVLEEAGVNVDDIKTWADFEAACEKIKAAGLTPIQLGGKDSYTMGNMMDFVAPTLITNEDEANQSALLDGSFDWSKWNTVVNQIDSWRQKGYFNTDAVTADFMTGIKALAADKAAFMFTAASGITETYVQNQDTKMGFMPLPAREEGLKQSLMTGEHFAVGMSKTTKHPEEVKQFMEFLAREDICSYLATKCGMPSGLDNVVSDTGRLAPYYDKYANDSSILNIPYFDRKYLPSGMWNDLCVTGAAIVSGQADSLTVAVDQMKTSYEEKKAQE, encoded by the coding sequence ATGAAGAAGTTAGCACTTGCCGCGATGGCAGGTTTCATTGCAGTCAGCATGTCAGGCTGCTCCAAGGCACCTGAAGAGCCTGCGGAGACAACCACGACCACAGCTGCACAAGCAGTAAAAGAGACAGAATCAAAAGGGAATGCAGTAGCTTCCACAGGTGTTACCATTGAATTTTTATATAACTTAAATGGTGAGTCTGTCAGCGATGCCATTCAGGATGTTTGCAAGCAGTTTACAGAGGAAACAGGAATCGGTGTGGAGGCGGTCATGCCTGGGAGTAATTTTTCTGATATCATGAAGACCAGAATGGCTTCCAACCAGCTTCCTGATGTGTGGACAACCCATGGCTGGGCAGTTGCAAGATATGCAGAATACTTATCTCCTTTGAATGATTTTGAATTTGCATCTCACATTGCCCCAAGCATTAAGGAGCAGATCACTAACGGAGAAGGAAACCTTTATACCTTACCCATTGACATGGATTTAACCGGAATGATCTACAATGAAAATGTTCTGGAAGAAGCCGGTGTGAATGTGGATGACATCAAAACCTGGGCTGATTTTGAGGCAGCCTGTGAGAAGATCAAGGCAGCAGGACTTACCCCAATTCAGCTTGGCGGAAAAGACAGCTACACCATGGGAAATATGATGGATTTCGTGGCACCAACTTTGATCACAAACGAGGATGAGGCCAATCAGTCTGCCCTTTTAGACGGCAGCTTTGATTGGAGCAAGTGGAATACGGTTGTAAATCAGATTGATTCCTGGAGACAGAAGGGATATTTCAATACAGATGCAGTTACAGCAGATTTCATGACTGGCATTAAGGCTCTTGCGGCCGATAAGGCAGCTTTCATGTTCACCGCTGCCAGCGGAATCACAGAAACCTACGTTCAGAACCAGGATACAAAAATGGGCTTTATGCCTCTTCCTGCAAGAGAAGAGGGGTTAAAACAGTCCCTGATGACAGGGGAGCACTTTGCAGTGGGCATGTCAAAGACCACAAAGCATCCGGAGGAAGTAAAACAGTTTATGGAATTCCTTGCCCGGGAAGACATTTGTTCTTACCTTGCAACCAAATGCGGTATGCCTTCCGGACTTGACAATGTGGTAAGTGATACGGGAAGACTGGCTCCTTACTATGATAAATATGCAAATGACAGTTCCATTTTAAATATTCCGTATTTTGACAGAAAATATCTGCCAAGCGGTATGTGGAACGACCTCTGCGTAACAGGTGCAGCCATTGTTTCGGGACAGGCAGATTCCCTTACCGTCGCAGTGGATCAGATGAAGACAAGCTATGAGGAAAAGAAAGCACAGGAGTAA
- a CDS encoding carbohydrate ABC transporter permease has protein sequence MKIQKKSAINLFYIPAVTLFLVFVIYPFAQGIRLSFTNWNGYSQTMKYVGFKNYARLFQDANVKTALVNTLIYGVMSTVIQNILGLGYALFLNTKFKGRSLVRTIIYMPVMIAPLIMGYIMYFFFQYDGGAVNDILTALHMEPVDLLVHSGTAIWIIVLVNSLQFVGVAMVIYLAGLQNVPNMYYEAAMIDGATFWERFKHITIPLLMPAISSSTILNLIGGLKLFDLVMALTSGGPGFSTHSLSTLVTNQYFSAQSAGYASAIGIFSFLLIMIISNVVMGYFDKKEVDA, from the coding sequence ATGAAGATTCAAAAAAAATCAGCAATCAATCTTTTTTATATTCCGGCAGTGACACTGTTTCTGGTTTTTGTAATTTATCCTTTTGCCCAGGGTATCCGGCTTTCCTTTACCAACTGGAATGGATATTCCCAGACCATGAAATATGTTGGATTTAAAAATTATGCCAGATTGTTTCAGGATGCAAATGTAAAGACAGCACTGGTCAATACACTTATTTACGGTGTTATGAGTACCGTGATCCAAAACATACTGGGTCTTGGCTACGCTTTATTTTTAAATACAAAATTTAAGGGACGTTCCCTTGTCAGAACGATTATCTATATGCCGGTTATGATTGCTCCGCTGATTATGGGTTATATCATGTATTTCTTCTTTCAGTATGACGGAGGTGCGGTCAATGACATTCTGACCGCCCTCCACATGGAGCCGGTGGATTTACTGGTCCATTCAGGAACAGCCATCTGGATCATCGTTTTAGTGAATTCCCTGCAGTTTGTGGGAGTGGCCATGGTCATTTACCTGGCAGGCCTTCAGAATGTTCCCAACATGTATTATGAGGCAGCCATGATCGACGGAGCTACCTTCTGGGAACGTTTTAAGCACATTACCATTCCCCTGCTGATGCCGGCCATTTCTTCCTCTACTATTTTAAACCTGATTGGAGGATTAAAGCTTTTTGACCTGGTTATGGCGCTTACAAGCGGCGGGCCGGGATTCAGCACCCACTCCCTGTCCACTCTGGTTACCAACCAGTATTTTTCCGCTCAGTCCGCAGGATATGCTTCTGCAATCGGCATTTTTTCATTTCTGCTGATTATGATCATCAGCAATGTGGTCATGGGGTATTTTGACAAGAAGGAGGTGGATGCGTAA
- a CDS encoding carbohydrate ABC transporter permease has protein sequence MKGSRVSNAWKYILALIIIAVHFVPIYMVVAIAFKSPYDHSSRWAFPGYLYLKNIYTALERGGMLLALKNTVIISGMAILFIVVVGAMAAYPLARNKSRLNNLVKGFIMGVMMIPPLSILVPLYSFMAKIQGINSYWGMIVTLITFQLPTSIFLFSSFITSIPVALEEAAAIDGCGPFQTFFRIIMPQLKPVTASVIIITGVNCWNNYQFALYLLQSPRIKTITLAIAGFFSADSANVNGAAAAAFIGILPMVAVFLFLQKYFIQGMVDSAIK, from the coding sequence ATGAAAGGATCAAGAGTTTCCAATGCCTGGAAGTACATACTGGCTCTCATCATCATTGCAGTCCACTTTGTACCCATTTATATGGTGGTCGCCATTGCGTTTAAATCCCCTTATGACCATTCCTCCAGGTGGGCCTTTCCGGGATACCTTTACTTAAAAAACATTTACACCGCACTGGAACGGGGAGGGATGCTACTGGCCCTTAAAAATACGGTGATCATCAGCGGCATGGCAATTCTGTTCATTGTGGTTGTGGGAGCTATGGCGGCTTATCCTCTTGCAAGAAATAAGAGCAGGCTTAATAATCTGGTGAAAGGGTTTATTATGGGTGTCATGATGATTCCACCCTTAAGTATTTTGGTTCCTCTGTATTCTTTTATGGCAAAAATTCAGGGTATTAATTCCTACTGGGGCATGATCGTTACCCTGATCACCTTCCAGCTTCCCACCAGCATCTTTTTGTTTTCCAGCTTTATTACCAGCATTCCGGTTGCCCTTGAGGAAGCGGCGGCAATCGACGGCTGCGGACCGTTCCAGACATTTTTCAGGATCATTATGCCTCAGCTGAAGCCGGTAACAGCTTCTGTTATCATCATCACCGGTGTGAACTGCTGGAATAATTACCAGTTTGCCTTATACTTACTCCAGTCCCCCAGGATTAAGACTATCACACTGGCCATTGCAGGCTTCTTTTCCGCAGACTCGGCCAATGTCAATGGAGCGGCGGCGGCTGCCTTTATTGGAATCCTTCCCATGGTTGCAGTATTCCTGTTTTTACAGAAATACTTTATCCAGGGCATGGTGGACAGCGCGATCAAGTAA
- a CDS encoding alpha-galactosidase produces MMSVRYIDDKKVFLLNTKNTSYQFRVAEYGFLEHLYYGKRISDAADYLPVRIRHGFEANPYESEKDRTLCLDVLEQEYPGFGVSDFRVSAVSVINGDGSNCIDLRYVSHKVSDGKYRLQEMPSLRDNGGTWQTLEVLMRDPYTQVEVTLVYGILEEYDIITRCARIQNAGDKTMFVNTAHSTCISFPTDQMDIISFYGSWGHERCAERTSVRHGKITVDSARGISSHYQNPSAILCSPEATEAGGDCYGVALVYSGNFAITTEVNDFKQTRLVAGINPETFYWELSKGSVFETPEAVMTYSSQGLSKMSHNFHRTVKHHLIPGQFVNERCPVLINNWEATMIDFDEEMLVNIAGKAKELGVEMFVMDDGWFGRRTDEYRGLGDWQCNLSKLPSGIPGFSARIHNMGLKFGIWIEPEMVNEDSRLYEEHPDWCIMIPGRKPTRQRYQLILDFSRDEVVEAIFHQLYEEFKDAQIDYIKWDMNRSMTDRYSGALPAHRQGEVCHKYVLGLYKLMDKMTKAFPNVRFEGCSGGGGRFDMGVLYYMPQIWCSDDTDAVERIHIQYGTSMIYPPFAMGSHVSECPNQQTGRTVSIDTRAALAYFGTFGYELDLNEISEEEQEAVRRQVKYYQEHGLVSAHGDYYRLTNPEKEREYGAFMSVSKDKKEAVVGYVQRVSGANKGIIYLKLRGLEEQTVYEILELGIKLSGAALMYAGLPMPVIKADNEARVFTLLAR; encoded by the coding sequence ATGATGAGTGTACGATATATTGATGATAAGAAGGTATTCTTATTAAATACAAAGAATACAAGCTACCAGTTCCGGGTGGCGGAATATGGATTTTTAGAGCATCTGTACTATGGAAAAAGGATATCTGATGCAGCGGATTATCTTCCGGTGAGAATCCGCCATGGGTTTGAAGCCAATCCCTATGAGTCGGAAAAGGACAGGACCCTCTGCCTTGATGTGCTGGAGCAGGAATATCCGGGGTTTGGAGTTTCAGACTTCCGTGTTTCTGCAGTCAGCGTGATTAACGGGGATGGCTCCAACTGCATTGATTTAAGGTATGTATCACATAAGGTATCAGATGGAAAATACCGCTTACAAGAGATGCCATCCTTACGGGATAATGGCGGCACTTGGCAGACTCTGGAGGTTTTGATGAGGGACCCTTATACCCAGGTGGAGGTGACTCTTGTTTACGGCATTCTTGAAGAGTATGACATCATTACTAGATGTGCCAGGATTCAAAATGCGGGAGATAAGACCATGTTTGTAAATACAGCTCATTCCACCTGTATTTCTTTCCCTACGGATCAGATGGATATCATCAGTTTCTATGGAAGCTGGGGCCATGAGCGGTGCGCTGAGAGAACTTCTGTGAGACACGGGAAGATCACAGTGGACAGCGCCAGAGGCATCTCCAGCCATTATCAGAACCCTTCGGCCATCCTCTGCAGCCCTGAAGCAACAGAGGCTGGGGGGGATTGCTACGGAGTTGCCCTGGTTTACAGCGGTAACTTTGCAATCACCACAGAGGTCAACGATTTTAAACAGACCAGACTGGTGGCAGGCATCAACCCGGAAACTTTCTACTGGGAGTTATCAAAAGGCAGTGTATTTGAAACACCGGAAGCAGTCATGACCTATAGTTCCCAGGGCCTGTCCAAAATGAGCCACAATTTCCACCGGACAGTGAAGCATCATCTGATTCCCGGTCAGTTTGTCAATGAGAGGTGTCCGGTTCTCATCAACAACTGGGAGGCAACCATGATTGATTTTGACGAAGAAATGCTGGTGAATATTGCCGGAAAGGCTAAGGAACTGGGCGTTGAAATGTTTGTCATGGATGACGGCTGGTTTGGAAGAAGGACCGATGAATACAGGGGCCTTGGGGACTGGCAGTGCAACTTAAGTAAGCTGCCAAGCGGAATACCTGGATTCTCTGCAAGAATTCATAATATGGGGTTAAAGTTCGGCATCTGGATCGAACCGGAAATGGTCAATGAGGATTCCAGGCTTTATGAGGAGCATCCCGACTGGTGTATCATGATTCCGGGAAGAAAACCTACCCGCCAGAGATATCAGCTGATCCTTGATTTCAGCAGGGATGAAGTGGTGGAGGCTATCTTTCATCAACTTTATGAGGAATTTAAGGATGCACAGATTGATTACATCAAGTGGGATATGAACCGGAGCATGACGGACCGTTATTCTGGGGCTCTTCCGGCCCACAGGCAGGGAGAGGTTTGCCATAAGTATGTGCTGGGTCTTTATAAGCTGATGGATAAGATGACAAAGGCGTTTCCAAACGTGCGGTTTGAAGGCTGCAGCGGAGGCGGAGGAAGGTTTGATATGGGGGTTCTTTACTACATGCCCCAGATCTGGTGCTCCGATGATACGGATGCGGTAGAAAGGATTCATATTCAGTACGGAACTTCCATGATTTATCCGCCTTTTGCTATGGGCTCCCATGTTTCGGAGTGCCCCAACCAGCAGACCGGAAGAACGGTTTCCATTGACACACGAGCGGCTCTTGCCTATTTTGGGACCTTTGGGTATGAGCTTGATCTAAATGAAATATCAGAGGAAGAACAGGAAGCGGTCCGCAGGCAGGTAAAATACTATCAGGAACACGGACTTGTGTCCGCCCATGGAGACTATTACCGGCTGACCAACCCGGAAAAAGAGCGGGAGTATGGGGCGTTTATGTCGGTCTCCAAAGATAAGAAAGAGGCGGTCGTAGGATATGTGCAGAGGGTTTCCGGGGCGAATAAGGGAATTATCTACTTAAAGCTACGGGGGCTTGAGGAACAGACTGTATATGAGATTCTGGAGCTTGGTATTAAGCTTTCCGGAGCAGCACTGATGTACGCGGGACTGCCTATGCCGGTTATTAAGGCGGACAATGAAGCCAGGGTGTTCACCTTGCTGGCACGGTAA
- a CDS encoding sensor histidine kinase gives MRKRNFIKRFLYYTGIITLPIITVFMIFLAAIVYGKQKDIEAEAIKSAQAVRDSYSLVLDSAATQYDMLVRNPRMSISLRNFISHKQLGYMDVILTNSIFSNFASLTSNASYISSVYYYLDGYDSILTSYTGGIAQLSQFSDLNWMESYKTSDKSEWIEKRNMTLYSYSRPTPVLTYYRKLSMFQGVILVNIYEEQLKQLLNSGSNLDQFFIIDSQGNFLLQGNGNMPELGDHDREAIVSMVMASSDQPYQDWISFNHQNYYVRIIPADCGTYIAACTSKSNYYLALYTLLFQLLMVLAVVICTMVWIAYTITKKNFQQIDYFVTVFSDAERGTYNQEKPSFIKDEYDIILNNIVRLFVHQTFLKNQLTLKKQEQKLAEMAALQLQINPHFLFNTLQTLDFKAIEFTGEPTSLNNIIEALSDILKYSLQNTTSMVTIRDEVEYLKKYDSIQRYRYEDKYILYYDYDKAVESYPIMRLILQPLIENSLYHGIKPLPGSGFIKLKIAEKNLWLTITVIDTGVGMSKEEVAALKEKINLPSQENIGLTNVNSRLVMQYGNTSQLKILSKKNMGTCISFKIPQYRKN, from the coding sequence ATGAGAAAACGAAATTTTATTAAACGATTCTTATATTATACAGGCATCATCACGCTTCCCATCATTACCGTTTTTATGATTTTTCTCGCTGCCATTGTGTATGGAAAGCAAAAGGATATAGAAGCCGAAGCCATCAAGTCAGCCCAGGCCGTCAGAGACAGCTATTCCCTTGTTCTTGACAGCGCTGCTACTCAATATGATATGCTGGTCCGAAATCCCAGGATGTCCATTTCGCTGCGCAATTTTATATCTCATAAGCAGCTTGGTTACATGGATGTGATCCTCACTAACAGTATTTTCTCCAATTTTGCTTCTCTGACCAGTAATGCTTCTTATATCTCCTCGGTATATTATTATCTGGATGGATATGATTCCATCCTTACCTCTTATACCGGAGGTATTGCCCAGTTGTCACAATTTTCTGACTTAAACTGGATGGAATCCTATAAAACCTCAGACAAAAGCGAGTGGATTGAGAAACGGAATATGACCTTATATTCCTACAGCCGGCCTACCCCTGTTCTGACTTATTACAGAAAGCTCAGCATGTTCCAGGGCGTCATCCTGGTCAATATCTATGAAGAGCAGTTAAAGCAGCTTCTCAATTCTGGCTCTAATCTGGATCAGTTTTTTATCATTGACTCACAGGGCAATTTTCTTTTACAAGGAAACGGGAACATGCCGGAACTAGGCGACCACGACAGGGAGGCCATCGTATCTATGGTAATGGCTTCTTCTGACCAGCCCTACCAGGACTGGATATCTTTTAACCACCAGAACTATTATGTCAGAATCATACCGGCCGATTGCGGTACCTATATCGCCGCATGCACCAGCAAGTCTAATTACTATCTGGCGCTGTACACGCTGCTTTTCCAATTACTTATGGTTCTGGCAGTGGTGATTTGCACAATGGTCTGGATTGCTTATACCATTACCAAGAAAAACTTTCAGCAGATCGATTACTTTGTTACTGTATTCTCCGATGCAGAACGCGGTACCTACAATCAGGAGAAGCCAAGCTTTATCAAGGATGAATATGATATTATTTTGAATAATATCGTCCGGCTATTTGTTCATCAGACGTTCCTAAAAAATCAGCTGACATTAAAGAAGCAGGAACAAAAGCTGGCGGAAATGGCTGCTCTACAGCTTCAAATCAATCCACATTTTCTCTTTAACACTTTGCAGACACTGGATTTTAAGGCCATTGAATTTACCGGTGAACCTACGTCTCTGAACAACATCATTGAAGCACTCTCCGATATTCTCAAATATTCGCTTCAAAATACCACCTCCATGGTAACCATCAGAGATGAGGTTGAATATCTGAAGAAATATGACAGTATCCAGAGATACCGATATGAGGATAAATACATCCTGTACTACGATTATGACAAGGCAGTGGAATCATACCCCATCATGAGGCTTATCCTGCAGCCACTTATTGAAAACAGCCTGTATCATGGCATCAAGCCCCTTCCAGGTTCAGGCTTTATCAAACTCAAAATAGCTGAGAAAAATCTATGGCTTACCATTACCGTAATAGATACAGGTGTTGGCATGAGCAAAGAAGAAGTGGCTGCCCTCAAGGAAAAAATCAATCTTCCCAGTCAGGAAAACATCGGCCTGACCAATGTTAACAGCCGCCTGGTAATGCAATATGGAAACACTTCTCAATTAAAAATACTTAGTAAAAAAAATATGGGAACCTGTATATCATTCAAAATCCCGCAATACCGGAAAAATTAA
- a CDS encoding response regulator transcription factor has product MYQVIIIDDEAKIRSGLLNLFPWNQLGFEVAGCFANGKEAYEFILGNHVDLILSDIRMPIMDGLELSEKLSSKRKVRIIFFSGYQDFDYVRRALRSGAIDYLLKPVKYEDLVDCLTKIRENLNIENHRSPAPEEENLSYYEKLISMVKNYLDTNYQNATLEQAARLVELSPNYLSKVMKEHSNISFSNYLLKTRMDNAARMLKDIGYKQYEIAYRVGYDNPKNFSRAFHQYFHMTPSQYRQNHCPPHGE; this is encoded by the coding sequence ATGTATCAAGTGATCATCATTGATGATGAAGCCAAGATCCGCAGCGGCCTCTTAAACCTGTTTCCCTGGAACCAACTGGGCTTTGAAGTAGCCGGCTGCTTCGCCAATGGCAAGGAAGCCTATGAATTCATACTGGGAAATCATGTCGATCTGATTCTTTCCGACATCCGGATGCCTATTATGGATGGACTGGAACTGTCAGAAAAACTTTCTTCAAAGAGGAAGGTCCGGATTATTTTTTTCAGTGGATACCAGGATTTCGACTATGTCAGACGGGCTCTGCGCAGCGGTGCCATTGACTATCTTTTAAAGCCAGTCAAATACGAAGATCTGGTTGATTGCCTTACAAAAATCAGGGAAAATCTCAATATTGAAAATCATCGTTCTCCTGCACCGGAAGAAGAGAATTTGAGCTATTATGAAAAGCTTATCAGCATGGTTAAGAATTATCTGGATACGAATTACCAGAATGCCACGCTGGAACAAGCAGCCAGACTTGTGGAATTAAGCCCCAATTATTTATCGAAGGTCATGAAGGAGCACTCCAATATAAGCTTTTCCAATTATCTGCTTAAGACTCGTATGGATAATGCAGCCAGAATGCTGAAAGATATTGGTTATAAACAATATGAGATCGCCTACCGGGTGGGGTATGACAATCCAAAGAATTTCTCAAGGGCTTTTCATCAGTATTTCCATATGACGCCATCGCAGTACCGGCAGAATCACTGCCCCCCTCACGGAGAATGA
- a CDS encoding ABC transporter substrate-binding protein has product MKKVTKLTCLLLTGIMAATALTGCTNKPAATSSGVETENAADQTTAGKSSAEQITLRFMWWGGDARNEATLAVIEQYQKLHPEIKIEAEMNSDQGYIDKVSTMLANGTAPDIMQQNVDSLPDFISRGDFFVNFNDYPDLFDTSGFEKSFIGQFGTFDGKLLAIPTGMSCLATVANEDAAKTCGIDLSRQITWESMLEDGKKLHEQNPEYFYMNTDTRILCEYVLRPYLRQLTGQPFIIDGEKKMSFTREQLVEVLQYIKDCYEVGVFEPAEDSATFKGQIHTNPMWMDGKFVFAYGPSSSINLLMDAIPDNKCTVVQMPLSADRVNDGFFADTPQYMTVNKNSKHAEEAVRFLDYFYNNPEAQATLKDVRSVPPTSTARNLCADKKLLNPVVVSAVDLAAGLNGKSDKGYTTSAEVYAIQEDMIESVAYGQSTPEDAADNAIDLINDYLSGLK; this is encoded by the coding sequence ATGAAAAAAGTAACGAAACTGACATGCCTGCTTCTAACAGGAATAATGGCAGCAACCGCCTTGACAGGCTGCACGAATAAACCGGCAGCCACGTCTTCCGGAGTGGAGACAGAAAACGCAGCGGATCAGACAACGGCAGGAAAATCATCTGCAGAACAGATAACACTCCGCTTCATGTGGTGGGGCGGTGACGCCAGAAATGAGGCGACATTGGCAGTGATTGAACAATATCAGAAGCTTCATCCGGAAATAAAGATTGAGGCAGAGATGAATTCCGACCAGGGTTATATTGATAAGGTATCCACCATGCTGGCCAACGGAACCGCACCGGATATCATGCAGCAGAACGTGGACTCTCTCCCTGACTTTATATCCAGGGGCGATTTCTTCGTAAACTTTAATGATTACCCTGATTTATTTGATACCTCAGGTTTTGAAAAGTCATTCATCGGCCAGTTCGGAACCTTTGACGGCAAGCTTCTGGCCATCCCCACCGGGATGTCCTGTCTAGCCACCGTGGCCAATGAAGATGCAGCTAAAACCTGCGGAATTGATTTAAGCAGGCAGATTACCTGGGAATCAATGCTGGAAGACGGGAAAAAGCTTCATGAACAGAACCCTGAGTATTTTTATATGAATACGGATACCAGAATTTTGTGTGAATATGTGTTAAGACCATATCTTCGTCAGCTGACAGGACAGCCCTTTATTATTGATGGCGAAAAGAAGATGAGCTTTACAAGAGAACAGCTGGTAGAAGTGCTTCAATATATTAAAGACTGCTATGAGGTCGGTGTTTTCGAGCCTGCAGAAGACAGTGCAACCTTTAAGGGGCAGATTCATACCAATCCTATGTGGATGGACGGGAAATTTGTATTTGCTTATGGTCCTTCTTCCAGTATCAATCTGCTGATGGATGCCATTCCAGATAACAAATGTACGGTGGTGCAGATGCCCTTATCTGCAGATAGGGTTAATGACGGATTCTTTGCAGATACACCCCAGTACATGACAGTAAACAAGAACTCCAAGCATGCGGAGGAAGCAGTGAGATTTCTGGATTATTTCTACAACAATCCGGAAGCTCAGGCGACATTAAAAGACGTCAGAAGTGTACCGCCGACCTCTACAGCAAGAAACCTTTGTGCAGATAAGAAACTGTTAAATCCAGTTGTTGTAAGTGCAGTAGATCTGGCAGCAGGGTTAAATGGCAAGAGTGACAAGGGGTATACTACCAGTGCGGAAGTTTATGCCATTCAGGAAGATATGATTGAAAGTGTTGCTTATGGACAGAGTACACCGGAAGATGCTGCCGATAATGCGATTGATTTGATCAATGATTACTTAAGCGGTTTAAAATAA
- a CDS encoding carbohydrate ABC transporter permease, with product MVNGKVKTKPKSGQWTKRNKIGFMYVCIWIFGFLLFQMYPFISSLIYSFTDYDIFDKPAFIGLDNYIKLFTKDKEFWNSLTVTLKYTFITVPGKVILALIIAMILNRELKGINFMRTVYYIPSLLSGSVAVAILWKVLFMNDGFINSLLGVVHIPPVKWMGNPSMAVVTICMLEIWQFGSSMVLFLSALKQVPRELYEAARIDGATKIRIFFKITLPMITSIAFFNIIMQLITALQNFTSAFVVTNGGPNKATYVLGMKLYTDAFKYFKMGYACATSWILFIIIMIMTLILFVTSKKWVYYDN from the coding sequence ATGGTTAATGGTAAGGTCAAAACAAAGCCCAAAAGCGGCCAATGGACCAAGAGAAACAAGATTGGTTTTATGTATGTATGCATCTGGATTTTTGGATTCCTGTTATTTCAGATGTACCCCTTTATTAGTTCTCTGATCTATTCCTTTACGGATTATGATATCTTTGATAAGCCTGCCTTCATAGGTTTAGATAACTATATCAAGCTATTTACAAAGGATAAGGAGTTTTGGAATTCCCTGACAGTTACCTTAAAATATACCTTTATTACAGTTCCTGGAAAGGTAATTCTGGCTTTGATTATCGCCATGATCCTAAACAGGGAATTGAAAGGGATCAACTTTATGAGAACTGTGTATTATATTCCTTCTCTATTAAGCGGTTCTGTAGCTGTGGCGATCTTGTGGAAGGTGCTTTTCATGAACGACGGCTTTATCAACAGTCTGTTGGGTGTCGTACATATACCGCCTGTAAAATGGATGGGAAATCCCAGTATGGCGGTGGTTACCATCTGTATGCTGGAGATCTGGCAGTTTGGCTCTTCCATGGTACTGTTTTTATCTGCCTTAAAGCAGGTGCCGAGGGAGCTTTATGAAGCGGCCAGGATAGATGGAGCCACAAAGATCAGGATCTTTTTTAAGATAACGTTACCGATGATTACCTCCATCGCATTTTTCAATATTATTATGCAGCTCATTACAGCTCTACAGAATTTTACATCAGCCTTTGTAGTGACAAATGGCGGGCCTAATAAGGCCACCTACGTGTTGGGCATGAAACTATATACGGATGCATTTAAGTATTTTAAGATGGGTTATGCCTGTGCCACATCCTGGATTTTGTTTATCATCATTATGATTATGACCCTGATCCTGTTTGTGACATCAAAAAAATGGGTCTATTACGATAATTAG
- a CDS encoding carbohydrate ABC transporter permease, protein MKHKKINNGITYVLLGIFGIVMLFPVIWMFFACFKSNNEIFGSLALLPESWSPEAFIKGWKTTGTYTYAKYFINTFALVIPTTLLTLVSCSLVAYGFARFDFPGNQFLFMILIATLMLPNAVIIIPRYALFNKLGWLDSYMTFFAPAAVGCYPFFVFMMVQFLRGLPRDLDESAYIDGCGPFQCFIRILLPLLKPALFSAGLFQFLWTWNDFFNTNIYINTVAKFPLSLALRVSIDVTSNIKWNQVMSMALVSVIPLIILFFAAQKYFVEGIATTGMKG, encoded by the coding sequence ATGAAACACAAAAAAATTAACAATGGAATTACATATGTACTTCTGGGAATATTTGGTATTGTAATGCTGTTTCCGGTAATCTGGATGTTTTTCGCTTGCTTTAAATCCAATAATGAAATATTCGGAAGCCTGGCTCTGCTTCCAGAGAGCTGGAGCCCGGAGGCCTTTATTAAGGGCTGGAAAACAACGGGTACCTATACCTATGCAAAATATTTTATCAACACCTTCGCCTTGGTTATCCCTACCACCCTGCTGACTCTGGTGTCATGTTCACTGGTGGCCTATGGCTTTGCAAGATTTGATTTCCCTGGAAACCAGTTTCTTTTCATGATACTGATAGCTACTCTGATGCTTCCCAATGCAGTAATCATTATACCGAGATATGCACTGTTTAATAAGCTTGGCTGGCTGGATTCCTACATGACATTTTTTGCCCCAGCGGCCGTAGGCTGCTATCCATTCTTTGTCTTTATGATGGTACAGTTCTTAAGGGGGCTTCCCAGAGACTTAGATGAATCCGCTTATATTGATGGCTGCGGACCGTTTCAGTGTTTTATCAGAATTTTGCTGCCTCTTTTAAAACCTGCACTCTTTTCTGCAGGGCTGTTCCAGTTTTTGTGGACCTGGAATGATTTCTTTAATACTAATATCTATATTAATACTGTGGCTAAATTCCCGTTATCTCTGGCGCTGAGAGTCAGTATTGATGTAACTTCTAATATCAAATGGAATCAGGTTATGTCTATGGCTTTGGTCTCAGTAATACCACTGATCATATTATTTTTTGCAGCGCAGAAATATTTCGTGGAAGGGATTGCCACAACGGGTATGAAGGGGTAG